One window of the Lepidochelys kempii isolate rLepKem1 chromosome 23, rLepKem1.hap2, whole genome shotgun sequence genome contains the following:
- the FAM120C gene encoding constitutive coactivator of PPAR-gamma-like protein 2 isoform X5, translating into MGVQGFQEFVEKRCPGAVVPVDLLKLARAAGVRGGPPYCSLAGYLQPLPGPYPLPLATHSQHAPGLASVAHTQHAPGLATVAAHSQHAPGLVAHSQHAPGLATVAAHSQHALGLAAHSQHAPGLATVAAHSQHAPGLAAHSQHAPGLATVAAHSQHAPGLATVAAHSQHAPGLAAHSQHAPGLATVAAHSQHAPGLTSACPARLLVDADSALQRLYGGYQTDWVCGGQWNAMVGYLAALSQACLYQGGLELAVIFNGGLGKERLPEWGRKAQAERQTAQLIAGHVGNKGTPPPRAWFLPPACLGHCVRLAMIRFRVKVFQSLEDHHLEVVSFFRERGFHGLLAHDSEFALASLPCYFSAHALKLSWNGKSLTTNQFLMHQVAKQLGLKVSSFPIFAALLGNHILPDEDLAAFHWSLLGPDHPLASLKVASRPLAPPHSSLVRAHQLVLPPCDVVIKAVSEYVSAIKDPYNLDGVGRDVFKHSQSRTEDKIERFKKAVNYYSVTAKMPPAPVGPSSFPRSVSQCQAMDPTTSEEQPLHSTARWDPSPWGSRCHVSEVLQPKSGWEGPGAEKLSRGWGQVGGSGDTDGPLAGPEPSIPSLLSMATRNHMDITTPPLPPVAPEVLRVAEHRHRRGLMYPSIYHVLTKGEIKLPVCIEDECNTELPPAAILFRGARQHIYGVLFGVAENQRRVERLAIRRRIPTEVPPVIIKEWAAYKGKSPQTPELVSALAFREWTCPNLRKLWLGKAVEDKNRRMRAFLACLRADTPGMLNPANVPTHLLLMCCVLRYMIQWPGGRILHRHELDVFLAQAVSSQLYEPDHLQELKIEKLDARGVQLAALFMSGVDMALFANDACGQPVPWEHCCPWIYFDGKLFQSKLIKATRDRAPLIDLCDGQTEQAAKVERMRQSILEGVNFNRQAPPPLLPPPPFVPAMAAPFYSMPLYPRTTGSAPLPPPGRSRGFTGLHPIPPQGGKLEIAGMVVGQWAGSKPSRGRGSFGMQVVSVGGPGKGRSRDGSGKIPKGNKKLSKQGSLEGAAKAAELQSGQSPSQVNGEEDSGGGPCPPAPSQCALARDADPCNAEGQYCGRLAQEVDCGPDTKLPLPALQKEE; encoded by the exons ATGGGGGTCCAGGGCTTCCAGGAGTTCGTGGAGAAGCGCTGCCCGGGTGCTGTGGTGCCCGTCGACCTGCTCAAGCTGGCCCGGGCGGCGGGGGTCCGCGGGGGGCCCCCCTACTGCAGCCTGGCCGGCTACCTCCAGCCGTTGCCCGGGCCCTACCCGCTGCCTCTCGCGACCCACTCCCAGCATGCTCCGGGGCTGGCGTCGGTAGCTCATACCCAGCATGCTCCGGGGTTGGCAACGGTGGCGGCCCACTCCCAGCATGCTCCGGGGCTGGTGGCCCACTCCCAGCATGCTCCGGGGCTGGCGACGGTGGCGGCCcactcccagcatgctctggggctGGCGGCCCACTCCCAGCATGCTCCGGGGCTGGCGACGGTGGCGGCCCACTCCCAGCATGCTCCGGGGCTGGCGGCCCACTCCCAGCATGCTCCGGGGCTGGCGACGGTGGCAGCCCACTCCCAGCATGCTCCGGGGCTGGCGACGGTGGCGGCCCACTCCCAGCATGCTCCGGGGCTGGCGGCCCACTCCCAGCATGCTCCGGGGCTGGCGACGGTGGCGGCCCACTCCCAGCATGCTCCGGGGCTAACATCGGCCTGCCCGGCCCGGCTGCTGGTGGACGCGGACTCGGCCCTGCAGCGGCTGTATGGCGGCTACCAGACAGACTGGGTGTGCGGTGGCCAGTGGAACGCCATGGTGGGCTACCTGGCGGCCCTGTCCCAGGCCTGCCTCTACCAGGGTGGGCTGGAGCTGGCAGTCATCTTCAACGGCGGGCTGGGCAAGGAGCGGCTGCCCGAGTGGGGCCGCAAGGCCCAGGCCGAGCGGCAGACAGCCCAGCTGATCGCTGGCCACgtgggcaacaagggcacaccgccGCCCCGCGCCTGgttcctgccccctgcctgcctggggCACTGTGTCCGCCTGGCCATGATCCGCTTCCGGGTCAAG GTCTTCCAGAGCCTGGAGGACCATCACCTTGAGGTGGTGTCCTTCTTCCGGGAGCGTGGCTTCCACGGGCTGCTGGCCCACGACTCGGAGTTCGCCCTGGCCAGCCTGCCCTGCTACTTCAGCGCCCATGCCTTGAAGCTGAGCTGGAACGGCAAGAGCCTCACCACCAATCAGTTCCTCATGCACCAGGTGGCCAAGCAGCTGGGCCTGAAGGTCTCCAGCTTCCCCATCTTCGCCGCCCTGCTGG GTAACCACATCCTCCCGGACGAGGACCTGGCTGCTTTCCACTGGAGCTTGCTGGGGCCAGACCACCCACTGGCATCGCTCAAGGTAGCCTCACGGCCGCTGGCTCCACCCCACAGCAGCCTG GTCCGAGCCCACCAGCTGGTGTTGCCCCCCTGCGACGTGGTGATCAAGGCTGTCTCGGAGTATGTCAGCGCCATCAAAGACCCCTACAACCTGGATGGCGTGGGGAGAGATGTCTTCAAACACTCTCAG TCCAGGACGGAGGATAAGATCGAGCGCTTCAAGAAAGCCGTGAACTATTATTCGGTGACTGCCAAGATGCCACCGGCTCCTGTGGGCCCATCCTCGTTT CCCCGCTCTGTGTCTCAGTGCCAGGCTATGGATCCAACCACTTCGGAGGAGCAGCCCCTGCACAGCACAGCCCGGTGGGATCCCTCCCCATGGGGAAGCCGATG CCACGTCTCCGAGGTGCTGCAGCCCAAGTCTGGCTGGGAGGGGCCCGGTGCCGAGAAGCTGagccggggctgggggcaggtggggggctccGGCGACACCGACGGGCCCCTGGCTGGGCCTGAGCCCTCCATCCCCTCGCTGCTTTCCATGGCCACCCGCAACCACATGGACATAACCACCCCCCCGTTGCCCCCTGTCGCCCCTGAGGTCTTGCGGGTGGCTGAGCACCGGCACCGACGCGGCCTCATGTACCCCTCCATCTACCATGTTCTTACCAAG GGCGAGATCAAGCTCCCAGTGTGCATCGAGGATGAGTGTAATACTGAGTTGCCTCCAGCTGCCATCCTCTTCCGCGGCGCCCGCCAGCATATCTACGGGGTGCTGTTTGGCGTGGCTGAGAACCAGCGCCGGGTGGAGCGCCTGGCCATCCGCCGCCGCATCCCCACAGAAG TGCCGCCTGTGATCATCAAGGAGTGGGCGGCGTACAAGGGGAAGTCCCCGCAGACGCCAGAGCTGGTCTCGGCCCTGGCCTTCCGCGAGTGGACCTGCCCCAACCTGCGGAAGCTGTGGCTGGGGAAGGCGGTGGAGGACAAGAACCGGCGCATGAGGGCCTTCCTGGCCTGCCTGCGGGCCGACACGCCCGGCATGTTGAACCCCGCCAACGTACCCACGCACCTGCTGCTGATGTGCTGCGTGCTACG TTACATGATCCAGTGGCCCGGAGGGAGGATCCTTCATAGGCACGAGCTGGACGTGTTCCTGGCTCAGGCGGTTTCTTCTCAGCTCTACGAGCCGGATCATCTGCAGGAGCTGAAG ATCGAGAAGCTGGATGCCCGGGGCGTGCAACTGGCAGCCCTTTTCATGAGTGGAGTAGATATGGCTCTGTTTGCCAATGACGCCTGTGGGCAGCCGGTGCCCTGGGAACACTGCTGCCCCTGGATCTACTTCGATGGCAAACTCTTCCAGAGCAAGCTCATCAAAGCCACCCGTGACAGGGCTCCCCTCATTGATCTGTGTGACGGACAG ACGGAGCAGGCGGCCAAAGTGGAGAGGATGAGACAGAGCATCCTGGAGGGCGTGAACTTCAACCgccaggccccaccccctctgctcccaccccctccctttgTGCCTGCCATGGCTGCGCCCTTCTATTCGATGCCCCTCTACCCCCGCACCACGGGCTCTGCGCCGCTGCCGCCcccagggaggagcagagggtTCACAG GTCTCCACCCCATCCCGCCTCAGGGGGGCAAGCTGGAGATCGCCGGCATGGTCGTTGGCCAGTGGGCGGGCAGTAAGCCCTCGCGGGGGCGGGGCTCCTTTGGGATGCAGGTGGTGTCTGTCGGGGGGCCAGGCAAGGG ACGCAGTCGAGACGGGTCTGGAAAAATCCCTAAAGGAAACAAGAAACTGAGCAAGCAG GGCTCATTGGAGGGAGCAGCCAAAGCAGCGGAGTTGCAGAGCGGGCAGTCCCCGTCGCAGGTGAACGGGGAGGAGGATTCGGGGGGcggtccctgccccccagccccatcaCAATGTGCCTTAGCCAGAGACGCTGATCCCTGCAATGCCGAGGGCCAGTACTGCGGGCGGCTGGCCCAAGAGGTGGATTGCGGCCCTGACACCAAgctgcccctcccagctctgcagaaGGAAGAGTGA
- the FAM120C gene encoding constitutive coactivator of PPAR-gamma-like protein 2 isoform X1 encodes MGVQGFQEFVEKRCPGAVVPVDLLKLARAAGVRGGPPYCSLAGYLQPLPGPYPLPLATHSQHAPGLASVAHTQHAPGLATVAAHSQHAPGLVAHSQHAPGLATVAAHSQHALGLAAHSQHAPGLATVAAHSQHAPGLAAHSQHAPGLATVAAHSQHAPGLATVAAHSQHAPGLAAHSQHAPGLATVAAHSQHAPGLTSACPARLLVDADSALQRLYGGYQTDWVCGGQWNAMVGYLAALSQACLYQGGLELAVIFNGGLGKERLPEWGRKAQAERQTAQLIAGHVGNKGTPPPRAWFLPPACLGHCVRLAMIRFRVKVFQSLEDHHLEVVSFFRERGFHGLLAHDSEFALASLPCYFSAHALKLSWNGKSLTTNQFLMHQVAKQLGLKVSSFPIFAALLGNHILPDEDLAAFHWSLLGPDHPLASLKVASRPLAPPHSSLVRAHQLVLPPCDVVIKAVSEYVSAIKDPYNLDGVGRDVFKHSQSRTEDKIERFKKAVNYYSVTAKMPPAPVGPSSFVPPLCVSVPGYGSNHFGGAAPAQHSPVGSLPMGKPMFPHHLGPKMQYQPPAPPSSSSSAASFPPGPSASLLFSPHPLGDVPPFNEDPILKGGEFNSWPSAYDAKFPHHHRGPKPSPSSGPASSPSSSSDGEEHNGGSANHVSEVLQPKSGWEGPGAEKLSRGWGQVGGSGDTDGPLAGPEPSIPSLLSMATRNHMDITTPPLPPVAPEVLRVAEHRHRRGLMYPSIYHVLTKGEIKLPVCIEDECNTELPPAAILFRGARQHIYGVLFGVAENQRRVERLAIRRRIPTEVPPVIIKEWAAYKGKSPQTPELVSALAFREWTCPNLRKLWLGKAVEDKNRRMRAFLACLRADTPGMLNPANVPTHLLLMCCVLRYMIQWPGGRILHRHELDVFLAQAVSSQLYEPDHLQELKIEKLDARGVQLAALFMSGVDMALFANDACGQPVPWEHCCPWIYFDGKLFQSKLIKATRDRAPLIDLCDGQTEQAAKVERMRQSILEGVNFNRQAPPPLLPPPPFVPAMAAPFYSMPLYPRTTGSAPLPPPGRSRGFTGLHPIPPQGGKLEIAGMVVGQWAGSKPSRGRGSFGMQVVSVGGPGKGRSRDGSGKIPKGNKKLSKQGSLEGAAKAAELQSGQSPSQVNGEEDSGGGPCPPAPSQCALARDADPCNAEGQYCGRLAQEVDCGPDTKLPLPALQKEE; translated from the exons ATGGGGGTCCAGGGCTTCCAGGAGTTCGTGGAGAAGCGCTGCCCGGGTGCTGTGGTGCCCGTCGACCTGCTCAAGCTGGCCCGGGCGGCGGGGGTCCGCGGGGGGCCCCCCTACTGCAGCCTGGCCGGCTACCTCCAGCCGTTGCCCGGGCCCTACCCGCTGCCTCTCGCGACCCACTCCCAGCATGCTCCGGGGCTGGCGTCGGTAGCTCATACCCAGCATGCTCCGGGGTTGGCAACGGTGGCGGCCCACTCCCAGCATGCTCCGGGGCTGGTGGCCCACTCCCAGCATGCTCCGGGGCTGGCGACGGTGGCGGCCcactcccagcatgctctggggctGGCGGCCCACTCCCAGCATGCTCCGGGGCTGGCGACGGTGGCGGCCCACTCCCAGCATGCTCCGGGGCTGGCGGCCCACTCCCAGCATGCTCCGGGGCTGGCGACGGTGGCAGCCCACTCCCAGCATGCTCCGGGGCTGGCGACGGTGGCGGCCCACTCCCAGCATGCTCCGGGGCTGGCGGCCCACTCCCAGCATGCTCCGGGGCTGGCGACGGTGGCGGCCCACTCCCAGCATGCTCCGGGGCTAACATCGGCCTGCCCGGCCCGGCTGCTGGTGGACGCGGACTCGGCCCTGCAGCGGCTGTATGGCGGCTACCAGACAGACTGGGTGTGCGGTGGCCAGTGGAACGCCATGGTGGGCTACCTGGCGGCCCTGTCCCAGGCCTGCCTCTACCAGGGTGGGCTGGAGCTGGCAGTCATCTTCAACGGCGGGCTGGGCAAGGAGCGGCTGCCCGAGTGGGGCCGCAAGGCCCAGGCCGAGCGGCAGACAGCCCAGCTGATCGCTGGCCACgtgggcaacaagggcacaccgccGCCCCGCGCCTGgttcctgccccctgcctgcctggggCACTGTGTCCGCCTGGCCATGATCCGCTTCCGGGTCAAG GTCTTCCAGAGCCTGGAGGACCATCACCTTGAGGTGGTGTCCTTCTTCCGGGAGCGTGGCTTCCACGGGCTGCTGGCCCACGACTCGGAGTTCGCCCTGGCCAGCCTGCCCTGCTACTTCAGCGCCCATGCCTTGAAGCTGAGCTGGAACGGCAAGAGCCTCACCACCAATCAGTTCCTCATGCACCAGGTGGCCAAGCAGCTGGGCCTGAAGGTCTCCAGCTTCCCCATCTTCGCCGCCCTGCTGG GTAACCACATCCTCCCGGACGAGGACCTGGCTGCTTTCCACTGGAGCTTGCTGGGGCCAGACCACCCACTGGCATCGCTCAAGGTAGCCTCACGGCCGCTGGCTCCACCCCACAGCAGCCTG GTCCGAGCCCACCAGCTGGTGTTGCCCCCCTGCGACGTGGTGATCAAGGCTGTCTCGGAGTATGTCAGCGCCATCAAAGACCCCTACAACCTGGATGGCGTGGGGAGAGATGTCTTCAAACACTCTCAG TCCAGGACGGAGGATAAGATCGAGCGCTTCAAGAAAGCCGTGAACTATTATTCGGTGACTGCCAAGATGCCACCGGCTCCTGTGGGCCCATCCTCGTTTGTAC CCCCGCTCTGTGTCTCAGTGCCAGGCTATGGATCCAACCACTTCGGAGGAGCAGCCCCTGCACAGCACAGCCCGGTGGGATCCCTCCCCATGGGGAAGCCGATG ttcccccaccacctggggccaaagATGCAGTACCAGCCGCcggcccctccctcctcctcctcctcggccGCCTCCTTCCCCCCGGGCCCCAGTGCcagcctcctcttctccccacacccgCTCGGAGACGTGCCCCCCTTTAACGAGGACCCCATCCTGAAGGGCGGCGAGTTCAACAGCTGGCCCAGCGCCTACGACGCCAagttcccccaccaccaccggggccccaagccctccccttcctccgggccagcctcctccccctcctcctcctccgatgGCGAAGAGCACAACGGGGGCAGTGCCAA CCACGTCTCCGAGGTGCTGCAGCCCAAGTCTGGCTGGGAGGGGCCCGGTGCCGAGAAGCTGagccggggctgggggcaggtggggggctccGGCGACACCGACGGGCCCCTGGCTGGGCCTGAGCCCTCCATCCCCTCGCTGCTTTCCATGGCCACCCGCAACCACATGGACATAACCACCCCCCCGTTGCCCCCTGTCGCCCCTGAGGTCTTGCGGGTGGCTGAGCACCGGCACCGACGCGGCCTCATGTACCCCTCCATCTACCATGTTCTTACCAAG GGCGAGATCAAGCTCCCAGTGTGCATCGAGGATGAGTGTAATACTGAGTTGCCTCCAGCTGCCATCCTCTTCCGCGGCGCCCGCCAGCATATCTACGGGGTGCTGTTTGGCGTGGCTGAGAACCAGCGCCGGGTGGAGCGCCTGGCCATCCGCCGCCGCATCCCCACAGAAG TGCCGCCTGTGATCATCAAGGAGTGGGCGGCGTACAAGGGGAAGTCCCCGCAGACGCCAGAGCTGGTCTCGGCCCTGGCCTTCCGCGAGTGGACCTGCCCCAACCTGCGGAAGCTGTGGCTGGGGAAGGCGGTGGAGGACAAGAACCGGCGCATGAGGGCCTTCCTGGCCTGCCTGCGGGCCGACACGCCCGGCATGTTGAACCCCGCCAACGTACCCACGCACCTGCTGCTGATGTGCTGCGTGCTACG TTACATGATCCAGTGGCCCGGAGGGAGGATCCTTCATAGGCACGAGCTGGACGTGTTCCTGGCTCAGGCGGTTTCTTCTCAGCTCTACGAGCCGGATCATCTGCAGGAGCTGAAG ATCGAGAAGCTGGATGCCCGGGGCGTGCAACTGGCAGCCCTTTTCATGAGTGGAGTAGATATGGCTCTGTTTGCCAATGACGCCTGTGGGCAGCCGGTGCCCTGGGAACACTGCTGCCCCTGGATCTACTTCGATGGCAAACTCTTCCAGAGCAAGCTCATCAAAGCCACCCGTGACAGGGCTCCCCTCATTGATCTGTGTGACGGACAG ACGGAGCAGGCGGCCAAAGTGGAGAGGATGAGACAGAGCATCCTGGAGGGCGTGAACTTCAACCgccaggccccaccccctctgctcccaccccctccctttgTGCCTGCCATGGCTGCGCCCTTCTATTCGATGCCCCTCTACCCCCGCACCACGGGCTCTGCGCCGCTGCCGCCcccagggaggagcagagggtTCACAG GTCTCCACCCCATCCCGCCTCAGGGGGGCAAGCTGGAGATCGCCGGCATGGTCGTTGGCCAGTGGGCGGGCAGTAAGCCCTCGCGGGGGCGGGGCTCCTTTGGGATGCAGGTGGTGTCTGTCGGGGGGCCAGGCAAGGG ACGCAGTCGAGACGGGTCTGGAAAAATCCCTAAAGGAAACAAGAAACTGAGCAAGCAG GGCTCATTGGAGGGAGCAGCCAAAGCAGCGGAGTTGCAGAGCGGGCAGTCCCCGTCGCAGGTGAACGGGGAGGAGGATTCGGGGGGcggtccctgccccccagccccatcaCAATGTGCCTTAGCCAGAGACGCTGATCCCTGCAATGCCGAGGGCCAGTACTGCGGGCGGCTGGCCCAAGAGGTGGATTGCGGCCCTGACACCAAgctgcccctcccagctctgcagaaGGAAGAGTGA
- the FAM120C gene encoding constitutive coactivator of PPAR-gamma-like protein 2 isoform X2: MGVQGFQEFVEKRCPGAVVPVDLLKLARAAGVRGGPPYCSLAGYLQPLPGPYPLPLATHSQHAPGLASVAHTQHAPGLATVAAHSQHAPGLVAHSQHAPGLATVAAHSQHALGLAAHSQHAPGLATVAAHSQHAPGLAAHSQHAPGLATVAAHSQHAPGLATVAAHSQHAPGLAAHSQHAPGLATVAAHSQHAPGLTSACPARLLVDADSALQRLYGGYQTDWVCGGQWNAMVGYLAALSQACLYQGGLELAVIFNGGLGKERLPEWGRKAQAERQTAQLIAGHVGNKGTPPPRAWFLPPACLGHCVRLAMIRFRVKVFQSLEDHHLEVVSFFRERGFHGLLAHDSEFALASLPCYFSAHALKLSWNGKSLTTNQFLMHQVAKQLGLKVSSFPIFAALLGNHILPDEDLAAFHWSLLGPDHPLASLKVASRPLAPPHSSLVRAHQLVLPPCDVVIKAVSEYVSAIKDPYNLDGVGRDVFKHSQSRTEDKIERFKKAVNYYSVTAKMPPAPVGPSSFVLPGYGSNHFGGAAPAQHSPVGSLPMGKPMFPHHLGPKMQYQPPAPPSSSSSAASFPPGPSASLLFSPHPLGDVPPFNEDPILKGGEFNSWPSAYDAKFPHHHRGPKPSPSSGPASSPSSSSDGEEHNGGSANHVSEVLQPKSGWEGPGAEKLSRGWGQVGGSGDTDGPLAGPEPSIPSLLSMATRNHMDITTPPLPPVAPEVLRVAEHRHRRGLMYPSIYHVLTKGEIKLPVCIEDECNTELPPAAILFRGARQHIYGVLFGVAENQRRVERLAIRRRIPTEVPPVIIKEWAAYKGKSPQTPELVSALAFREWTCPNLRKLWLGKAVEDKNRRMRAFLACLRADTPGMLNPANVPTHLLLMCCVLRYMIQWPGGRILHRHELDVFLAQAVSSQLYEPDHLQELKIEKLDARGVQLAALFMSGVDMALFANDACGQPVPWEHCCPWIYFDGKLFQSKLIKATRDRAPLIDLCDGQTEQAAKVERMRQSILEGVNFNRQAPPPLLPPPPFVPAMAAPFYSMPLYPRTTGSAPLPPPGRSRGFTGLHPIPPQGGKLEIAGMVVGQWAGSKPSRGRGSFGMQVVSVGGPGKGRSRDGSGKIPKGNKKLSKQGSLEGAAKAAELQSGQSPSQVNGEEDSGGGPCPPAPSQCALARDADPCNAEGQYCGRLAQEVDCGPDTKLPLPALQKEE, encoded by the exons ATGGGGGTCCAGGGCTTCCAGGAGTTCGTGGAGAAGCGCTGCCCGGGTGCTGTGGTGCCCGTCGACCTGCTCAAGCTGGCCCGGGCGGCGGGGGTCCGCGGGGGGCCCCCCTACTGCAGCCTGGCCGGCTACCTCCAGCCGTTGCCCGGGCCCTACCCGCTGCCTCTCGCGACCCACTCCCAGCATGCTCCGGGGCTGGCGTCGGTAGCTCATACCCAGCATGCTCCGGGGTTGGCAACGGTGGCGGCCCACTCCCAGCATGCTCCGGGGCTGGTGGCCCACTCCCAGCATGCTCCGGGGCTGGCGACGGTGGCGGCCcactcccagcatgctctggggctGGCGGCCCACTCCCAGCATGCTCCGGGGCTGGCGACGGTGGCGGCCCACTCCCAGCATGCTCCGGGGCTGGCGGCCCACTCCCAGCATGCTCCGGGGCTGGCGACGGTGGCAGCCCACTCCCAGCATGCTCCGGGGCTGGCGACGGTGGCGGCCCACTCCCAGCATGCTCCGGGGCTGGCGGCCCACTCCCAGCATGCTCCGGGGCTGGCGACGGTGGCGGCCCACTCCCAGCATGCTCCGGGGCTAACATCGGCCTGCCCGGCCCGGCTGCTGGTGGACGCGGACTCGGCCCTGCAGCGGCTGTATGGCGGCTACCAGACAGACTGGGTGTGCGGTGGCCAGTGGAACGCCATGGTGGGCTACCTGGCGGCCCTGTCCCAGGCCTGCCTCTACCAGGGTGGGCTGGAGCTGGCAGTCATCTTCAACGGCGGGCTGGGCAAGGAGCGGCTGCCCGAGTGGGGCCGCAAGGCCCAGGCCGAGCGGCAGACAGCCCAGCTGATCGCTGGCCACgtgggcaacaagggcacaccgccGCCCCGCGCCTGgttcctgccccctgcctgcctggggCACTGTGTCCGCCTGGCCATGATCCGCTTCCGGGTCAAG GTCTTCCAGAGCCTGGAGGACCATCACCTTGAGGTGGTGTCCTTCTTCCGGGAGCGTGGCTTCCACGGGCTGCTGGCCCACGACTCGGAGTTCGCCCTGGCCAGCCTGCCCTGCTACTTCAGCGCCCATGCCTTGAAGCTGAGCTGGAACGGCAAGAGCCTCACCACCAATCAGTTCCTCATGCACCAGGTGGCCAAGCAGCTGGGCCTGAAGGTCTCCAGCTTCCCCATCTTCGCCGCCCTGCTGG GTAACCACATCCTCCCGGACGAGGACCTGGCTGCTTTCCACTGGAGCTTGCTGGGGCCAGACCACCCACTGGCATCGCTCAAGGTAGCCTCACGGCCGCTGGCTCCACCCCACAGCAGCCTG GTCCGAGCCCACCAGCTGGTGTTGCCCCCCTGCGACGTGGTGATCAAGGCTGTCTCGGAGTATGTCAGCGCCATCAAAGACCCCTACAACCTGGATGGCGTGGGGAGAGATGTCTTCAAACACTCTCAG TCCAGGACGGAGGATAAGATCGAGCGCTTCAAGAAAGCCGTGAACTATTATTCGGTGACTGCCAAGATGCCACCGGCTCCTGTGGGCCCATCCTCGTTTGTAC TGCCAGGCTATGGATCCAACCACTTCGGAGGAGCAGCCCCTGCACAGCACAGCCCGGTGGGATCCCTCCCCATGGGGAAGCCGATG ttcccccaccacctggggccaaagATGCAGTACCAGCCGCcggcccctccctcctcctcctcctcggccGCCTCCTTCCCCCCGGGCCCCAGTGCcagcctcctcttctccccacacccgCTCGGAGACGTGCCCCCCTTTAACGAGGACCCCATCCTGAAGGGCGGCGAGTTCAACAGCTGGCCCAGCGCCTACGACGCCAagttcccccaccaccaccggggccccaagccctccccttcctccgggccagcctcctccccctcctcctcctccgatgGCGAAGAGCACAACGGGGGCAGTGCCAA CCACGTCTCCGAGGTGCTGCAGCCCAAGTCTGGCTGGGAGGGGCCCGGTGCCGAGAAGCTGagccggggctgggggcaggtggggggctccGGCGACACCGACGGGCCCCTGGCTGGGCCTGAGCCCTCCATCCCCTCGCTGCTTTCCATGGCCACCCGCAACCACATGGACATAACCACCCCCCCGTTGCCCCCTGTCGCCCCTGAGGTCTTGCGGGTGGCTGAGCACCGGCACCGACGCGGCCTCATGTACCCCTCCATCTACCATGTTCTTACCAAG GGCGAGATCAAGCTCCCAGTGTGCATCGAGGATGAGTGTAATACTGAGTTGCCTCCAGCTGCCATCCTCTTCCGCGGCGCCCGCCAGCATATCTACGGGGTGCTGTTTGGCGTGGCTGAGAACCAGCGCCGGGTGGAGCGCCTGGCCATCCGCCGCCGCATCCCCACAGAAG TGCCGCCTGTGATCATCAAGGAGTGGGCGGCGTACAAGGGGAAGTCCCCGCAGACGCCAGAGCTGGTCTCGGCCCTGGCCTTCCGCGAGTGGACCTGCCCCAACCTGCGGAAGCTGTGGCTGGGGAAGGCGGTGGAGGACAAGAACCGGCGCATGAGGGCCTTCCTGGCCTGCCTGCGGGCCGACACGCCCGGCATGTTGAACCCCGCCAACGTACCCACGCACCTGCTGCTGATGTGCTGCGTGCTACG TTACATGATCCAGTGGCCCGGAGGGAGGATCCTTCATAGGCACGAGCTGGACGTGTTCCTGGCTCAGGCGGTTTCTTCTCAGCTCTACGAGCCGGATCATCTGCAGGAGCTGAAG ATCGAGAAGCTGGATGCCCGGGGCGTGCAACTGGCAGCCCTTTTCATGAGTGGAGTAGATATGGCTCTGTTTGCCAATGACGCCTGTGGGCAGCCGGTGCCCTGGGAACACTGCTGCCCCTGGATCTACTTCGATGGCAAACTCTTCCAGAGCAAGCTCATCAAAGCCACCCGTGACAGGGCTCCCCTCATTGATCTGTGTGACGGACAG ACGGAGCAGGCGGCCAAAGTGGAGAGGATGAGACAGAGCATCCTGGAGGGCGTGAACTTCAACCgccaggccccaccccctctgctcccaccccctccctttgTGCCTGCCATGGCTGCGCCCTTCTATTCGATGCCCCTCTACCCCCGCACCACGGGCTCTGCGCCGCTGCCGCCcccagggaggagcagagggtTCACAG GTCTCCACCCCATCCCGCCTCAGGGGGGCAAGCTGGAGATCGCCGGCATGGTCGTTGGCCAGTGGGCGGGCAGTAAGCCCTCGCGGGGGCGGGGCTCCTTTGGGATGCAGGTGGTGTCTGTCGGGGGGCCAGGCAAGGG ACGCAGTCGAGACGGGTCTGGAAAAATCCCTAAAGGAAACAAGAAACTGAGCAAGCAG GGCTCATTGGAGGGAGCAGCCAAAGCAGCGGAGTTGCAGAGCGGGCAGTCCCCGTCGCAGGTGAACGGGGAGGAGGATTCGGGGGGcggtccctgccccccagccccatcaCAATGTGCCTTAGCCAGAGACGCTGATCCCTGCAATGCCGAGGGCCAGTACTGCGGGCGGCTGGCCCAAGAGGTGGATTGCGGCCCTGACACCAAgctgcccctcccagctctgcagaaGGAAGAGTGA